Proteins co-encoded in one Cupriavidus nantongensis genomic window:
- the rpsL gene encoding 30S ribosomal protein S12: MPTINQLVRKPRVSEVIKSKSPALENCPQRRGVCTRVYTTTPKKPNSALRKVAKVRLTNGFEVISYIGGEGHNLQEHSVVLIRGGRVKDLPGVRYHIVRGSLDLQGVKDRKQARSKYGAKRPKAA; the protein is encoded by the coding sequence ATGCCAACTATCAACCAACTGGTTCGCAAGCCGCGCGTCTCGGAAGTCATCAAGAGCAAGAGCCCGGCGCTTGAGAACTGCCCCCAGCGCCGTGGCGTGTGCACCCGCGTGTACACCACGACGCCGAAGAAGCCGAACTCGGCACTGCGTAAGGTCGCCAAGGTGCGCCTGACCAACGGTTTCGAAGTCATTTCGTACATCGGCGGTGAAGGCCACAACCTGCAGGAACACTCGGTCGTGCTGATCCGCGGCGGCCGTGTGAAGGATCTGCCGGGTGTGCGTTACCACATCGTCCGTGGCTCGCTGGACCTGCAAGGCGTGAAGGACCGCAAGCAGGCCCGTTCGAAGTACGGCGCGAAGCGTCCGAAGGCAGCCTAA
- the recQ gene encoding DNA helicase RecQ: MSQALAILKDVFGYHAFRGRQAEIIDHVATGGDCLVLMPTGGGKSLCYQIPALLRQRAGDGVGIVVSPLIALMQDQVAALTEAGVRAAVLNSTLTGAEASAVERDLLAGRIEILYVAPERLMTPRFLDLLERTRVGLFAIDEAHCVSQWGHDFRPEYIQLSVLHERFPYVPRIALTATADALTRDEIVERLALHDARIFISSFDRPNIRYRIVEKDNARQQLLAFIKAEHTAADGTHDSGIVYCLSRKKVEDTAQWLSGHGINALAYHAGMDAQVRQHHQARFREEEGLVMVATIAFGMGIDKPDVRFVAHLDLPKSMEGYYQETGRAGRDGLPANAWMAYGLGDVVQQKRMIDESEADEAFKRVSSSKLDALLGLCETAGCRRQRILAYFNEASEPCGNCDTCLEPPATWDGTREAQMALSCVYRTAQASRVHFGATHLIDVLRGNASEKIRQWGHDKVSTFGIGKDRSVHEWHTVFRQLIAQGLLTIDHGGHGALLLGEDARAVLKGERQIILRRQAARPGKSGERAARGTRIDHTADMDADTLANWEALRRWRTEAAREHGVPAYVIFHDATLAELARTAPDSLSAMQGIPGIGASKLERYGQGILDTLRGA, translated from the coding sequence ATGTCGCAAGCACTGGCGATCCTCAAGGATGTCTTCGGCTACCACGCCTTCCGCGGGCGCCAGGCCGAGATCATCGACCACGTCGCCACCGGCGGCGATTGCCTGGTGCTGATGCCGACCGGCGGCGGCAAGTCGCTGTGCTACCAGATCCCGGCGCTGCTGCGCCAGCGCGCCGGCGATGGTGTCGGCATCGTGGTGTCGCCGCTGATCGCGCTGATGCAGGACCAGGTCGCGGCGCTGACCGAGGCCGGCGTGCGCGCCGCGGTGCTCAACTCGACGCTGACCGGCGCCGAGGCCTCGGCGGTCGAGCGGGATCTGCTGGCCGGGCGCATCGAGATCCTCTACGTGGCGCCGGAACGGCTGATGACGCCGCGCTTCCTCGACCTGCTGGAGCGCACCCGCGTCGGCCTGTTCGCGATCGACGAAGCCCACTGCGTGTCGCAATGGGGCCACGACTTCCGCCCCGAGTACATCCAGCTGTCGGTGCTGCACGAGCGCTTCCCGTACGTGCCGCGCATTGCGCTGACTGCGACCGCCGACGCGCTGACGCGCGACGAGATCGTCGAGCGGCTGGCGCTGCACGACGCGCGCATCTTCATCTCCAGCTTCGACCGGCCCAACATCCGCTACCGCATCGTCGAGAAGGACAATGCGCGCCAGCAGCTGCTGGCCTTTATCAAGGCCGAACATACCGCGGCCGACGGCACCCACGACAGCGGCATCGTCTATTGCCTGTCGCGCAAGAAGGTCGAGGACACCGCGCAGTGGCTGAGCGGCCACGGCATCAACGCGCTCGCCTACCATGCCGGCATGGACGCCCAGGTGCGCCAGCACCACCAGGCGCGCTTCCGCGAAGAGGAAGGCCTGGTAATGGTGGCGACGATCGCCTTCGGCATGGGCATCGACAAGCCCGACGTACGCTTTGTCGCCCACCTGGACCTGCCCAAGAGCATGGAGGGCTATTACCAGGAAACCGGCCGCGCCGGCCGCGACGGGCTGCCCGCCAATGCCTGGATGGCCTACGGCCTGGGCGACGTGGTGCAGCAGAAGCGCATGATCGACGAATCCGAGGCCGACGAGGCGTTCAAGCGCGTGTCGTCGTCCAAGCTCGATGCGCTGCTGGGTTTGTGCGAAACCGCCGGCTGCCGGCGCCAGCGCATCCTGGCGTACTTCAACGAAGCCAGCGAACCGTGCGGCAACTGCGATACCTGCCTCGAGCCGCCGGCCACGTGGGACGGCACGCGCGAGGCGCAGATGGCGCTGTCGTGCGTCTACCGCACCGCGCAGGCCAGCCGCGTGCACTTTGGCGCCACCCACCTGATCGACGTGCTGCGCGGCAATGCCTCGGAAAAGATCAGGCAATGGGGCCATGACAAGGTCTCGACCTTCGGCATCGGCAAGGACCGCTCGGTGCATGAGTGGCACACGGTGTTCCGCCAGCTGATCGCGCAGGGCTTGCTGACCATCGACCACGGCGGCCATGGCGCGCTGCTGCTGGGCGAAGACGCGCGCGCGGTGCTCAAGGGCGAGCGCCAGATCATCCTGCGCCGCCAGGCTGCCAGGCCGGGCAAGTCCGGCGAGCGCGCGGCGCGCGGCACCCGCATCGACCATACCGCCGACATGGACGCCGATACGCTGGCCAACTGGGAAGCGCTGCGGCGCTGGCGCACCGAGGCCGCGCGCGAGCATGGCGTGCCGGCCTACGTGATCTTCCATGACGCCACGCTGGCCGAACTGGCGCGCACCGCGCCGGATTCGCTGTCGGCGATGCAAGGCATTCCCGGGATCGGCGCCTCCAAGCTGGAGCGCTACGGGCAGGGTATCCTCGACACGCTGCGCGGGGCCTAG
- the rpsG gene encoding 30S ribosomal protein S7, whose translation MPRRREVPKRDVLPDPKFGNVEVAKFMNVLMLDGKKSVAERIVYGAFDQIEKKAGKAPIEVFSVAINNVKPVVEVKSRRVGGANYQVPVEVRPSRRLALAMRWLREAAKKRSEKSMALRLAGELLEASEGRGGAMKKRDEVHRMAEANKAFSHFRF comes from the coding sequence ATGCCACGTCGTCGTGAAGTCCCGAAGCGGGACGTTCTGCCTGATCCGAAGTTCGGCAACGTTGAAGTTGCCAAGTTCATGAACGTGCTGATGCTGGATGGCAAGAAGTCGGTTGCCGAACGCATCGTGTACGGCGCGTTCGACCAGATCGAAAAGAAGGCAGGCAAGGCCCCCATCGAAGTGTTCTCCGTTGCCATCAACAACGTGAAGCCGGTGGTGGAAGTGAAGAGCCGTCGCGTGGGCGGCGCCAACTATCAGGTTCCGGTCGAAGTCCGTCCGTCGCGTCGTTTGGCATTGGCGATGCGCTGGCTGCGTGAGGCCGCGAAAAAACGCAGCGAGAAGTCGATGGCGCTGCGCCTGGCAGGTGAGCTGCTGGAAGCATCGGAAGGCCGTGGCGGCGCGATGAAGAAGCGCGACGAAGTGCACCGCATGGCCGAAGCCAACAAGGCGTTCTCGCACTTCCGCTTCTAA
- a CDS encoding dienelactone hydrolase family protein, with the protein MGQTIQIQTPEGSFGGYLATPAAGKGPGIVLCQEIFGVNATMRQVADYYAEEGHTVLVPDLFWRIAPGIELTDRGEDFQRALGLYQQFDEAKGVQDVGAALETLRARPECVGQTGVLGFCLGGKLAYLAACRLPDVACAVAYYGVGIEHALGEAANVRGRLVLHIAEKDGFCPPQAQAAIREALAGRDHIEVYVYAGVDHAFARAGGEHFDKPSALMAHQRSIAALRREMGPHYDFSALWDKHCEYEFATRDVDATMATMVAQPYVNHIPTMTGGVGYAQLRRFYQNHFVHSNPPDTTLIPLSRTVGASQIVDELLFCFTHTSEIDWMLPGVPPTGKRVEIPLIAIVKFRGDKLYHEHIYWDQASVLVQIGKLDPTGLPVAGVETARKLLDETLPSNTLMARWQQSEGK; encoded by the coding sequence ATGGGCCAGACCATCCAGATCCAGACCCCAGAAGGCAGTTTTGGCGGCTATCTCGCCACCCCCGCGGCGGGCAAGGGCCCCGGCATCGTGCTGTGCCAGGAGATCTTCGGCGTCAATGCCACCATGCGCCAGGTGGCCGATTACTACGCCGAAGAGGGCCATACGGTGCTGGTGCCGGACTTGTTCTGGCGCATCGCACCGGGCATCGAGCTGACCGACCGCGGCGAAGACTTCCAGCGCGCGCTCGGCCTCTATCAGCAGTTCGACGAAGCGAAGGGCGTGCAGGATGTGGGCGCGGCGCTGGAGACGTTGCGCGCGCGCCCCGAATGCGTCGGCCAGACCGGCGTGCTGGGCTTCTGCCTGGGCGGCAAGCTGGCCTACCTGGCCGCCTGCCGGTTGCCCGACGTGGCCTGCGCGGTGGCGTACTACGGCGTCGGCATCGAGCATGCGCTGGGCGAGGCCGCCAACGTGCGGGGCCGCCTGGTGCTGCATATCGCGGAGAAGGACGGCTTCTGCCCGCCGCAGGCGCAGGCGGCGATCCGCGAGGCCCTTGCCGGCCGGGACCACATCGAGGTGTACGTCTATGCCGGCGTCGACCATGCCTTTGCGCGCGCCGGTGGCGAGCATTTCGACAAGCCTTCGGCGCTGATGGCGCACCAGCGCTCGATCGCCGCGCTGCGCCGCGAGATGGGCCCGCACTACGACTTCTCGGCGCTGTGGGACAAGCACTGCGAGTATGAATTCGCCACCCGCGATGTCGATGCGACCATGGCGACGATGGTGGCGCAGCCCTACGTGAACCATATCCCGACCATGACCGGCGGCGTCGGCTACGCGCAGCTGCGCCGCTTCTACCAGAACCATTTCGTCCACAGCAATCCGCCGGACACGACGCTGATCCCGCTGTCGCGCACGGTGGGCGCCTCGCAGATCGTCGATGAGCTGCTGTTCTGCTTCACCCACACCAGCGAGATCGACTGGATGCTGCCCGGCGTGCCGCCCACCGGCAAGCGCGTGGAGATCCCGCTGATCGCCATCGTCAAGTTCCGCGGCGACAAGCTGTACCACGAGCATATCTACTGGGACCAGGCCAGCGTGCTGGTGCAGATCGGCAAGCTGGATCCCACCGGTTTACCGGTGGCGGGCGTGGAGACCGCACGCAAGCTGCTGGACGAGACCCTGCCGTCGAACACGCTGATGGCGCGCTGGCAGCAGAGCGAGGGCAAGTAA
- the fusA gene encoding elongation factor G: protein MARKTPIERYRNIGISAHIDAGKTTTTERILFYTGVNHKIGEVHDGAATMDWMEQEQERGITITSAATTAFWKGMAGNYPEHRFNIIDTPGHVDFTIEVERSMRVLDGACMVYCAVGGVQPQSETVWRQANKYGVPRLAFVNKMDRTGANFFKVYDQLKTRLKANPVPVVVPIGAEDGFQGVIDLLEMKAIIWDEASQGVKFEYQDIPAELQATAEEWREKMVESAAEASEELMEKYLGGEELTRAEIVKALRDRTIACEIQPMLCGTAFKNKGVQRMLDAVIDFLPSPVDIPPVKGVDESDDEKKLERKADDNEKFSALAFKIMTDPFVGQLIFFRVYSGKINSGDTVYNPVKGKKERLGRILQMHANQREEIKEVLAGDIAAAVGLKDATTGDTLCDPAAPIVLERMVFPEPVISQAVEPKTKADQEKMGIALNRLAAEDPSFRVRTDEESGQTIISGMGELHLEILVDRMKREFGVEANIGAPQVAYRETIRKKAEDVEGKFVKQSGGRGQYGHAVITLEPQEPGKGFEFIDAIKGGVIPREYIPAVEKGIVDTLTAGILAGFPVVDVKVTLTFGSYHDVDSNENAFRMAGSMAFKEAMRKASPVLLEPMMAVEVETPEDYTGTVMGDLSSRRGIVQGMDDMVGGGKIIKAEVPLSEMFGYSTALRSATQGRATYTMEFKHYAEAPKNIAEAVMAAKGK, encoded by the coding sequence GTGGCTCGTAAGACTCCCATCGAGCGTTACCGTAACATCGGTATTTCGGCTCACATTGACGCGGGTAAAACCACCACGACCGAGCGCATCCTGTTCTACACCGGTGTGAACCACAAGATCGGTGAAGTGCACGACGGCGCCGCCACCATGGACTGGATGGAGCAGGAACAGGAGCGTGGTATTACCATCACCTCCGCTGCCACCACCGCCTTCTGGAAGGGCATGGCCGGCAACTACCCCGAGCACCGCTTCAACATCATCGACACCCCGGGCCACGTGGACTTCACCATCGAGGTGGAGCGTTCCATGCGCGTGCTGGATGGCGCATGCATGGTGTACTGCGCCGTGGGCGGCGTGCAGCCGCAGTCCGAAACCGTGTGGCGTCAGGCCAACAAGTACGGCGTGCCGCGTCTGGCGTTCGTCAACAAGATGGACCGTACCGGCGCCAACTTCTTCAAGGTCTACGACCAGCTGAAGACCCGCCTGAAGGCCAACCCGGTGCCCGTGGTGGTGCCGATCGGCGCTGAAGACGGCTTCCAGGGCGTGATCGACCTGCTGGAAATGAAGGCGATCATCTGGGACGAAGCCAGCCAGGGCGTGAAGTTCGAATACCAGGACATCCCGGCCGAGCTGCAGGCGACCGCTGAAGAATGGCGCGAGAAGATGGTCGAGTCCGCCGCCGAAGCCAGCGAAGAGCTGATGGAAAAGTACCTGGGCGGCGAAGAGCTGACCCGCGCCGAGATCGTCAAGGCGCTGCGTGACCGTACCATCGCCTGCGAAATCCAGCCGATGCTGTGCGGCACCGCGTTCAAGAACAAGGGCGTGCAGCGTATGCTCGACGCCGTGATCGACTTCCTGCCGTCGCCGGTCGATATTCCGCCGGTCAAGGGCGTGGACGAAAGCGACGACGAGAAGAAGCTCGAGCGCAAGGCCGACGACAACGAGAAGTTCTCGGCGCTGGCGTTCAAGATCATGACCGACCCGTTCGTCGGCCAGCTGATCTTCTTCCGCGTCTACTCGGGCAAGATCAACTCGGGCGACACCGTCTACAACCCGGTCAAGGGCAAGAAGGAACGCCTGGGCCGTATTCTGCAGATGCACGCCAACCAGCGCGAAGAAATCAAGGAAGTGCTGGCCGGCGACATCGCCGCCGCGGTGGGCCTGAAGGACGCCACCACGGGCGATACGCTGTGCGATCCGGCTGCCCCGATCGTGCTCGAGCGCATGGTGTTCCCGGAGCCGGTGATCTCGCAGGCGGTCGAGCCGAAGACCAAGGCCGACCAGGAAAAGATGGGCATCGCCCTGAACCGCCTGGCCGCCGAGGATCCGTCGTTCCGCGTGCGTACCGATGAAGAATCGGGCCAGACCATCATTTCGGGCATGGGCGAGCTCCACCTCGAAATTCTGGTCGACCGCATGAAGCGCGAATTCGGCGTGGAAGCCAACATCGGCGCGCCGCAGGTGGCCTACCGCGAAACCATCCGCAAGAAGGCCGAGGACGTCGAAGGCAAGTTCGTCAAGCAGTCGGGCGGCCGCGGCCAGTACGGTCACGCCGTGATCACGCTGGAACCGCAAGAGCCGGGCAAGGGCTTCGAGTTCATCGACGCCATCAAGGGCGGTGTGATTCCTCGCGAATACATCCCGGCGGTCGAAAAGGGTATCGTCGACACCCTGACGGCCGGTATCCTGGCTGGCTTCCCGGTGGTGGACGTGAAGGTCACGCTGACCTTCGGTTCGTACCACGACGTGGACTCGAACGAAAACGCGTTCCGCATGGCCGGCTCGATGGCTTTCAAGGAAGCCATGCGCAAGGCCAGCCCGGTTCTGCTCGAGCCGATGATGGCCGTGGAAGTGGAAACGCCGGAAGACTACACCGGTACCGTGATGGGCGACCTGTCGTCCCGCCGCGGCATCGTGCAGGGCATGGACGACATGGTGGGCGGCGGCAAGATCATCAAGGCCGAAGTCCCGCTGTCGGAAATGTTCGGATATTCGACCGCGCTGCGCTCGGCCACGCAAGGCCGCGCCACCTACACCATGGAATTCAAGCACTACGCCGAGGCACCGAAGAACATCGCCGAAGCAGTGATGGCGGCCAAGGGCAAGTAA
- the rpsJ gene encoding 30S ribosomal protein S10, whose protein sequence is MQNQKIRIRLKAFDYRLIDQSAAEIVDTAKRTGAIVKGPVPLPTRIQRFDILRSPHVNKTSRDQFEIRTHQRLMDIVDPTDKTVDALMKLDLPAGVDVEIKV, encoded by the coding sequence ATGCAGAACCAGAAGATCCGTATCCGCCTGAAGGCTTTCGACTATCGCCTGATCGACCAGTCGGCTGCCGAAATCGTGGATACCGCCAAGCGTACCGGCGCGATCGTCAAGGGCCCGGTGCCCCTGCCGACCCGCATCCAGCGCTTCGACATCCTGCGTTCGCCGCACGTCAACAAGACCAGCCGCGATCAGTTCGAGATCCGCACCCACCAGCGCCTGATGGACATCGTCGACCCGACCGACAAGACCGTTGACGCGCTGATGAAGCTCGACCTGCCGGCAGGCGTGGACGTCGAGATCAAGGTGTAA
- a CDS encoding AraC family transcriptional regulator has product MLQLPPTARAPAPLAHALLHDAGRQVFASTDLGQTRAAVGKVFKPHRLDIRGTSLSARMHHAPLGAVSLNRLAYGADVTIDPGPLGDFLLVQMPLSGHAEIRCGAQQIVSTPDCASVLTPSDPLLMRWSADNDQLIVRVERSALERVCAAYLGHRPDPPLRFQLGMAWRSAGWYALMEYLAQMLAAEPEAARHPLTACQLEQLVIGTLLTLQPHSLSEALQRHGKPLAPRHVKVVEEYIHAHAAAALTPALLAEIAGVSLRSLYAGFREHRGLSPMAYLRTVRLDRVRHDLLNDAALSSVTGAALRWGFTHLGRFSAEYRRAFGECPAETLRRRGSV; this is encoded by the coding sequence ATGTTGCAGCTGCCCCCGACTGCCCGCGCGCCGGCGCCGCTGGCGCACGCCCTGCTACACGATGCCGGGCGGCAGGTGTTCGCCTCGACCGACCTCGGGCAGACGCGCGCGGCGGTGGGCAAGGTCTTCAAGCCGCACCGGCTCGATATCCGCGGGACCAGCCTGTCGGCCCGCATGCACCACGCGCCGCTGGGCGCGGTGTCGCTGAACCGGCTCGCCTACGGCGCCGATGTCACCATCGACCCGGGCCCGCTCGGCGACTTCCTGCTGGTGCAGATGCCGCTCAGCGGCCACGCCGAGATCCGTTGCGGCGCGCAGCAGATCGTGTCGACGCCGGACTGCGCGTCCGTGCTGACGCCCAGCGACCCGCTGCTGATGCGCTGGAGCGCGGACAACGACCAGCTGATCGTGCGCGTCGAACGCAGCGCGCTGGAGCGCGTGTGCGCCGCCTATCTCGGGCATCGCCCGGACCCGCCGCTGCGCTTCCAGCTCGGCATGGCCTGGCGCAGCGCCGGCTGGTATGCATTGATGGAGTATCTGGCGCAGATGCTGGCGGCGGAGCCGGAAGCCGCGCGCCACCCGCTCACGGCATGCCAGCTCGAGCAGCTGGTGATCGGCACCCTGCTGACGCTGCAGCCGCACAGCCTGTCGGAGGCGCTGCAGCGGCACGGCAAGCCGCTGGCGCCGCGCCATGTGAAAGTGGTCGAGGAATATATCCACGCCCATGCCGCCGCGGCGCTGACGCCGGCGCTGCTGGCGGAGATCGCGGGCGTCAGCCTGCGCAGCCTGTATGCGGGGTTCCGCGAGCATCGCGGGCTGAGCCCGATGGCCTACCTGCGCACGGTCCGGCTGGACCGGGTACGGCACGACCTGCTCAACGATGCGGCGCTGTCGTCGGTGACCGGCGCCGCGCTGCGCTGGGGCTTTACCCACCTGGGGCGCTTCAGCGCCGAGTACCGGCGCGCGTTCGGCGAGTGCCCGGCCGAGACGCTGCGCCGGCGCGGCAGCGTGTAG